GCCGTAGATATGTTTAAGCGCCTGATAACAGCCCTCGTTTTATCACTCAGTTTTAATTCTGAGGCAGCTGCTACCATTCCGTCCGGTTTTGTGCGAATTGGGGCTTCTTGTGGAGTCCCCCCTGTCGCGCTTTACGCTGTTGCTCTAACCGAAACCGAAACCGGATTGAGAAATGGTGATTCCTCCGTGTGGCCACACTCAATCAATTGGAATGGTCGCTCTTACCATTTCAAGAACCGCAAAGACACATACATTTTTGCTCAGAACCTAATTGCCCAGGGACACACTTTGTTCGATGTGGGGATCATGCAGGTGAATTGGCGCTGGCACAAAGACCGGGTAAGTAGCTTATGGGAGCTAACGGATACTGAAACAAATATCAGAACCGCTTGCGAGATCATGGGCGAAGGATATCAAGCAAGAAGGAATTGGGTTTCAGCTGCGGGTTATTACCATGCGCCTAACAACGCAACTAACGCAAACAAGTACATGAAGAAGTTCAACGCCAAGTTGAACCGACTCCTAAAACAACAAGACTTATCAAAATGAATAAAACAATTTTAATTGCGGCCGCAGTAGCCGCCGCACCTATAAATTTACTTGCTATCCCGCTCAAAGAGATACCCGCCCCCACTGAGTTCACGACCATTCAGCTTAGCGATTCAATAAGTATGGCAACCGAGGAT
The Shewanella sp. GD04112 DNA segment above includes these coding regions:
- a CDS encoding transglycosylase SLT domain-containing protein, giving the protein MFKRLITALVLSLSFNSEAAATIPSGFVRIGASCGVPPVALYAVALTETETGLRNGDSSVWPHSINWNGRSYHFKNRKDTYIFAQNLIAQGHTLFDVGIMQVNWRWHKDRVSSLWELTDTETNIRTACEIMGEGYQARRNWVSAAGYYHAPNNATNANKYMKKFNAKLNRLLKQQDLSK